A single genomic interval of Natator depressus isolate rNatDep1 chromosome 14, rNatDep2.hap1, whole genome shotgun sequence harbors:
- the RNF135 gene encoding E3 ubiquitin-protein ligase RNF135: MATAANPVKNLQDEVTCSLCLDYFKDPIIITKCSHSFCRACITQHCKDPGTDVRCPHCRKSFQQENLISNRSLANTVEIVQQCLNRTAKKQGEESEAEKHQEVLKLFGEDDQEAGEAWARNSQAGLLPDRRAWETKAKLEISEVSKQIEMAQDAISSSKQASTEMNEYVSHIKGLITEDFCAMKQYLETQERATLMVIGQEQQVAQQKIEEMIGQLTAKLNMLTEIKTQLQNRLQNNAMEQLSDTSSKREIYIGSPIIMNKITLDAKKISIVTSAVEELKKQLEMLILKKYPAQLPQESVALRQERSVCSTSVVSAFDNPEPVISSQFSQWAVNVTFDPQRIHRNLEITSENKKVIVSRFPPPYEPTPKRFCISQVMCSQSFSEGRHYWEVSTKDSGGWAVGVADGNIGRKDQLGRTELSWCVEWTGKNKQLSAWHRNQETQLSEDRPLKVGVFLDLANKHLSFYSLTHKETLLHTFEINILHPVYPAFWLYGLDEEGSLTINHINRD; encoded by the exons ATGGCGACTGCTGCTAATCCTGTCAAAAATCTCCAGGACGAAGTGACTTGTTCTCTTTGCCTGGACTATTTTAAAGACCCAATAATAATCACAAAATGTTCCCACAGCTTCTGCCGAGCCTGTATCACCCAGCACTGCAAGGACCCAGGAACCGATGTCCGCTGTCCTCATTGTAGGAAGAGCTTTCAGCAGGAAAACTTAATCTCAAACAGGTCGCTGGCCAACACGGTGGAAATAGTCCAGCAGTGTCTGAACAGAACTGCCAAAAAACAGGGAgaggaaagtgaggcagagaaaCACCAGGAAGTATTGAAACTCTTTGGCGAAGATGATCAAGAAGCCGGTGAAGCCTGGGCTCGGAATTCTCAAGCTGGGcttctcccagacaggagagCATGGGAGACCAAG GCAAAATTGGAAATAAGTGAGGTCTCCAAGCAAATTGAAATGGCCCAAGATGCCATCAGCAGCAGCAAGCAGGCCAGCACTGAAATGAAT GAATACGTGTCTCATATCAAAGGCTTGATTACTGAAGACTTCTGTGCCATGAAACAGTACCTTGAAACACAAGAGAGAGCCACACTGATGGTCATTGGACAAGAGCAACAAGTGGCTCAACAGAAAATAGAAGAAATGATTGGCCAGCTCACCGCGAAATTGAACATGCTCACAGAAATCAAAACCCAGCTGCAAAACAGGCTGCAAAATAACGCGATGGAGCAGCTGAGC GATACATCATCCAAAAGAGAAATTTACATAGGCTCTCCGATAATAATGAATAAAATTACTCTTGATGCTAAGAAGATTAGTATTGTCACAAGTGCTGTAGAAGAGCTCAAGAAGCAATTGGAAATGTTAATATTGAAGAAATATCCTGCCCAGCTGCCACAAG AATCTGTAGCTTTGCGTCAGGAGAGGAGTGTCTGTTCCACATCTGTGGTGTCTGCCTTTGACAACCCAGAACCAGTTATTTCAAGTCAGTTTTCTCAGT GGGCAGTGAACGTGACCTTTGATCCCCAAAGAATCCATCGTAACCTGGAGATCACATCTGAGAATAAGAAAGTGATTGTATCCCGTTTTCCACCTCCTTATGAACCAACTCCCAAGAGATTCTGCATCAGCCAAGTGATGTGTTCTCAAAGTTTCTCTGAAGGACGCCATTATTGGGAAGTAAGTACCAAGGACAGCGGCGGATGGGCTGTTGGAGTTGCTGATGGAAATATTGGTAGAAAAGATCAGCTGGGGAGAACTGAATTATCCTGGTGTGTGGAATGGACTGGTAAGAATAAACAGTTGTCAGCATGGCACAGGAACCAGGAAACCCAGTTAAGTGAAGACAGACCCCTGAAGGTTGGAGTTTTCCTTGATCTTGCAAACAAGCACCTGTCATTTTATTCTCTCACTCATAAAGAAACACTCTTGCATACATTTGAAATCAATATCCTACATCCTGTTTACCCTGCTTTCTGGCTGTATGGTTTGGATGAAGAAGGATCCTTAACTATAAATCATATCAACAGGGACTAG